The genomic segment ctgtcagttcttaaaaatggcgtaaaagttaacaaaatcccaatctaaaaaatgtaaaatttcagtaacaaactacaaacgtacaataaatgctgcactttattcaaaatccatgtcattttcaccaaaatttgcagagttgtagaggaaggtatacctaagaggtacaaacattaaaaaataggggttcatgtgcttgtttttaaactatcagcatttttattagagcaaatgtgctttttaaaacacaaaaaatgggccgaatgcttagtatctatgtgaagaaaatatcaaaaccactctaccatttattcaaactcggggtaatatatgtgattcttggcagcactgcagagtaaagtattttgaaattgtagataatatttttttgaatggtccatgaaataattcattttttagcttcatgaaataacgcatcggatctgcaattaaagtgcagaagatgagaaaaatcagctcatacccgcagctaattaatcacctgttcatccattgtgacgtcagcgcgcagcgtgtaaactatgcgcagatcataatgcgcacaaatataactgtggaacgtccttaagtgccCCTTTCCTTATTTGGCAGGGTTGCGTTGCGCGCACTTGCAATAGTACGCGTTATGACCGCGCGAAGACTTAATTGAGTAGTTCAGAGacttttggtattctgaaaagtctcatAGCGCTCAATTAactatattttcattggaaGGAGATAATTGTGCTTTAAGGTCTTTTAaattgaaatcatcaaaaatcaaaatggcTGTTTTTCTCTTTGACCTCAATGACCACAGCATGGCATACCGGAATCGCTATCATAATGTAGACAGATATTGCCTGGAGAAATGAATCGTTCTGATTTTCGAAAGAATTATAGGCTGAATTATGAAGAATATGAGTGGTTGTGTGACTACATCCGTAATGACGAAGTATTTGAACGTAGACAGGAAAATGGAAGAGTGCTGTCAGTAGAACTAAAGGTGGCAGCAGCGCTGCGTTTTTTCGCTAGTGGCAGTTTTCAAAACGTTGTAGGGGACGTTGCTGGGATCAGTCAGCCTTCCCAAAGTAGGGCTGTTGCGGCTGTTACCGATGCAATCACCCGCAAGGCTTCTGATTTCatcaattttactttagaacCAACCGCAACAAGCAAATCAAACTTTGCAGCAATTGCTGGAATGCCCAATACAATTGGATGTATTGATTGTACACATGTTTACATTCGTGCACCTCGAGAGAACGAGAACATATACGTCAACCGCAAGAATCGTCATTCAATTAATGTCCAAGGAATCGTGGATTCTAAAATGAGATTTGTTAACGTTGTGGCAAAATGGCCAGGGTCTTCTCATGATTCCTACATATGGGAAACAAGCAATGTTCTGAATGATTTCAGGATGGGAAGGATGCCACCAGGATGGTTATTGGGTacggatatattttttttcccgatCATTTTAAGCATATTTCTCTGAAACTAAGAAAAGGTATTCCgggcatataggcctatacattcaAACAAACGAAACGGACTACcgtataaataataattaaaaaaagtgtaggatatgggAGGGGGCGgatgtccggacactttatatttttgaagccttctttttttgtctttggattacactaaaaatgttaattcaatagttgtaatcatcttctttttttgttatcgataatatttcctaacattttgtactaaaaactTGATGAAACTTCAATTCGCTTGTAAAtatttccaaatgactttctaaaattgatcgtccggataCAATAACTGGGTATATATGATTTTTGTAAAtactttttatcatcattattatttgatcaTGTTTGATTGCGTGATGGGTGCGTTTGTTAATCAATTCCATATAAAGCTCACTATCTCACAACGATCCATATTGGAAAGatgtacaaaatatacaaaatgtatAGAGCTTTCTAGGATAGCACACAGGGTGGGCATTAACCCGAATTTTACTATGGTCTCAACTTTATGCCATATCAAAATATTCCCCCAAAATCAATGAAACTGTCTTCACACTaagtaatatttttgtttctccctttattttttttatttctttgtttcttttttacttcGTACCtttttgaattgatttattcactTACTTCATGCAATCTATATATCCTTCCATCTCTTTGTTTTTGTGGCTTCTTCAACCCTTTCTCTTTCATTCAATTCCTTCTTTCAACACTCCCTTCCTTTGCATTCTTCCTTTcatctttctgtcttcattCATTCCTCCCTTGCCTAATTAAAaattattggaaacaaaacgatactcttggcaagtattcccttaAATGAACCACTtaacaagtacagcaatattttattgttatgtcacgggtcgtcggttttaccattacacatcatttggttaaaggacaagtctatcccaacaaaaagttgatttgaaaaaaggagaaaaatccaacaagcaaaacactgaaaatttcatcaaaatcggatctaaaataagaaagttatgatattttaaagttttgcttaatttcacaaaacagttatatgcacatactggCTAGTATGCAGacgaggagactgatgacgtcacccattcactatttcttttgcattttattacatgaaatatgaaatattctcattttctcctccttgtcaagtgaaagagAGTTTTATttccccctgaacatgtggaattaccattattttaatagTTTATGGTCAAGTGAGGTTGGTCcttaattgtcaaatctgtaaaaattgaaatattgtattattcaaacaaaaacaaaaaacaaatagtgagtcatatgcggatccagggggggcgaGGAGCccgggaccccccccccctattggcggagcaaaaaaaagaaaaggaaaggaaagaaagaaaaaagggggaaagaggaggggaaaagaaaagagaaaaagaagaggaggaagacgagtgaatataAGATGAGGgggagacttggaaaataaaaagaatattttaaatttttatgtaactatataaaattttcttttactcTCCCCTCTCCTATATctatttttccctttcttccccttgcttttctctcttctacttttctctctcttcccctctcctcTCCCTCCAcactcttttctttcccctctccctttcttttattttattttctttcattttcttatctttttcttttctcctctccctctcttgtTATCCTTCTCCTTTCCTCTATCTTTTTTTatcccctttcttttctttcccatcTGCcatctccttttccttttatcCTCTCCcttcaattttttcagctcCTACTTTTTCTTATTCCCCTCCTTTCTCTTccttcaccttttctctctttttcatcttcccttccccctctcgttctttcttttcttattcctttcttttctgtctgtcttttttttttttggggggggggacatgcaTCCGTTACTACGTTAGGATTTCAGTGAATGTCTGTTAAGAAGGAGCACGGAGGCTCCCATCCGTGGTTTTATTGTCTCATCGAGGAATTTCACCCACTTTATTTCTACCCGCCCTCTAAGATATATTCCCCTCCATTCTTATCAACTCTCTCATCGTTCTTTCCGCACCCcgcaaaatataataaatatgttACATAATCAGGAAACCACTTTAGACACCATTTTGAATGATGAGTTTTCCTTACATTTTTAAGCCATAAAATACAATGTATTTAGATTTACGGTTGAGTAACTTACCATATGATATCTTCTTTCTGCCCGTTGCTAGGCTGGCTAAAGTCGTAAGGGCCCCTAATTCACATGCTTTATTTGAACTTGAAGTGTCTGCTGCCATCTCTGAGAACCCTGTCGGTGTCTCGACTCCACCTAACACTCCATCAAGCGCTTCCTGACCTATGAAATCGATTAACAACTCTTGCCACTGCTCGAGAGGAGCGGGTGGTGGTCCACCTCCAGTACCCCCCATCAATCTCTTCCAGTGGTTGTAGGCTTTCTTGACAGAGGATTTTAGGTTGCTAAGTTTAACCCTTAGCTCCTCGACGGATCGCTGGTTTCCTGCAGCGTAGCTAACCGCCtctgaaatatttttccaaGCTTGCATTTTCATATTGTGTGTCAAATTTGCACTAAGACTAAGAGGGTCACAAAGAGTCCCTTTTCTTGATATGCACTCTCTGATTAGGATATCAATCTCATCTTGAGTGAAATTCTCACTTCTCCTGTTGGTTTTCACTGATTTTGCCTTCGGCATAACTGTGATCGACACCGTGTAAAAGAAGTTTTTTCTTGAAACACTGTGTAAGTCGACGGAGAATGCGGCggaaagaagagagagatgACGATAGGTCATACCCGTGAGTGTAATAGATAATACTCGTGTATGTTGTTCTACGCGTTTTGTACACAGTACAACAACAGCAGGGTAGCCGCACCGCGGTGTCTGTATTAGTCTATggcaacgaacgtagagggcagcaacacacaagcgtgttgctataaggaaggtcaactcgatacgcgcatgcagctgagctgcgcgcgtattttattgttcatgccaacgaaatcaaatgccgatccaatacaacaacaaattagtagcgatcaaaaaacgaatatgaaagaatatgactacaacaatatcaaagataacttaaaaaatatgttgaggaatatacatacatataaaaacatactttgatatttaaaactttacaaatataagtttcaggaaactaaaatcattaccaaatcggtgattgttgttatcagcgatttcaccagacggctgtattaggtgattttcgtcgagacgattttgtgaccactcgcaaagcatttcgggattgaatataaccaccttattttctctgagctcttcgctgaacccatcatcagtgcagctgcagcgcagcgcgcagccaatgcaatgcatccgatgcatgggttgttttttcgccgtccatgccatggtctcggactcagagttgaaatttagacccggatttcggggatacagcgcctttatttcagatttatagacttaaaagtcaaatgacatttaaaatttgaaatctaaccttgaacaatcatcgttgataaacatcagcgctgaagccattacacttcaaatcaggccaggcaaattagacgtcattgtctaagttactagatctatgacgagtcgcctgaagccccagcgcatcatcaacgtcactagctagctgcgcgaccggcccagactcggcgcacccaggccagaaaaatgacctcgattattacggtggttgtctatgcatttattagtggtgcagcgaaattcagcagaagaaaataagagatatgaggtatcctcgtcacaggcttaatattccaaaatgaggaaaaatgtcaaaatcatgattatttaagctaaatattttctttaaaaataaaagtaatatttttaatatttatacctagaataaccgatctaataatttttcattaaaaaatatttgaaattaacaaatgaaaaaaaatcaactcgacaaatttcccaaaaccccaccttattttttaaagtggtcacaaaattcgagcggagttgaccttccttagagcaacacgcttgtgtgttgctgccctctacgttcgttggtctaTGGTCTGTACACGGGAAAGACGCAGCGCGTAAAGCAGACGATTCTACATTGTAAGAGCGCGTCTGATTGGTCAAATCAGTTTGAGTGGGGAGTGGCCTAAAGGGAGTTAATTGAGCGCTAATAGAGTTTTCAGAATACGAATTTGGAGGTCTATTAGCGCTCCATTAAATGGGTAACTTATGAGGATATTTAAGTGGAAACTTacgagacttttcagaatacccaCCCAGAGCACAGACTTACGACGGCGCGGCGCTGCAAATATGAAAGGAAAGCACAACGGATGCCAAGCAAAAGTGAAGTCAAAGCAACCACTTGCTCTTCATTTCCACTGTGCCTCCCACATGGCGAATCTCGTCCTCGAGCATGCTGTGACAGCTTGCCAGCCGATTCGTGATGCCATCCAATGGTGCAATGACCTCGGAGTTCTATTCAAGAGATCTGGAAGATACAAGGTTAGATTCAATTTCCGaatttgtaatataaaattGAAGAAGTTACTCGAAAAGAGTCACTATAGTatgaatcaaatattttgaaaaaaacctgCCTACTAAGAAAACCCATTTCCCCTTAAGGCCACTCTTCATCGATTTGCAAAAACTATGACACCATTTGGCGAAGTAAGTGGAATGTGTTCATTTTAGAAAGCAGAGAtaatattgtttgaataaataggaTTCCAACTACAATTATAATATTTAGACATGATAAGTCATGATGGGGGTAACTGGGCAATTTAGAAGTATATGGATATTAACCCATAATGTAGGCTAACAATATATCAACTTCAAGAAAATGTAAAttctagatatatatatatatatatatatatatatatctagtCGTATCTTATTCCAAGATACGACTATCTTGGAATAAGCACCGGCTCAGAGGAGGATCTTCAAGATTTCATCGCATATGCTAATAACTACCATCCATCCCTTAAGTTCACACATTGTATCTCGAGCACCAGTGTGGACTTCCTGGACATCTCCATCTCTATCGAAGATTTAGGTTTTTCAACTGATGTCTTCTACAAACCTACTTCTTCTCACTCCTACTTGAAATATGACTCCTCCCATCCAGCGGCTTGTAAGAAGGCGATCCCCTACTCCCAGATGACCAGGCTACGTAGAATCTGCAGCGATGATGCTCGTTTTAAACAACGGGCTGCCGAGATGGGTGATTTCTTCGTGAAGAGAGGCTACCCTCAGGAACTCATTCAGCACTCCATTCAAAGATCTAGTGTGATCTCGCAGGACGAAGCTTTGACTGGGAAGATAAACAACAACAAGAGTCGTCGAGTTCCACTAGTGATGACTTATCATTCCACGTCTGCACTCATTACAAGATCTATCAAAAACAACGCCAAGCTGTTCCTGTCATCTCCTTCTTGCAAGGAGATCTTTGGAGACAACCCCGTACTTCTGGCATATCGGAAAGACCGTTCTCTGCGTGACCATCTCGTTCGCTCCAAATTGCCGCCTAATCAACCCGCAGATGCACCTGGCACATCTCAATGCGGCAGGCCGAGACGCAATACCTGTCCCTACGTCATGAGGGGAGATGTCATCCAAGGACCCAGAAGAACTTGGCGCGTCAAGGCCTCCTTCAAGTGCACCACCAGAAACGTCGTATATGCTATACGATGCTCTCGCTGCTCTAAGCTTTATATTGGAGAGACCAAACGACGTCTAGCAGACAGAGTAACAGAGCACCTGCGTTCGATCCGACTTAACacacctggggtggtattctgaaaacgtttttatctttgttcttatcttttatcttatctcattgagataagaagacgctaaaatcattgcaaatcggtattctgaaaatcttcttaacgcgttcttatctctgtaaggactgcctcctttttatcttcaacacgcccatttttaggatattaccaatcaaaatgcgctttatattgtcggtttaaccaatagaagcgttccttatatgaagagaatatcatgggcactgcgcgtacactgtttctggcgcattgcgcgaaataggtattttatacgcaatgactgattattatttcgagacacgtgcacaataaggaaagaaagaaagaaagaaagaaagaaagaaagaaagaaagaaagaaagaaagaaagaaagaaagaaagaaagaaagaaagaaagaaagaaagaaagaaagaaagaaagaaagaaaggggagggagggagggaggaaggaagaaagaaagtaagtaaagaaaaaaaagtaaataaggCAGGcacgaataaagaataaaacatgaagaaagaaagtaagtaggTTAGAAAGGAGACAGAAAAgggtcagaatgaagcagaaattaaaaaaaatgaaaggaaaaaaacagaaaataatgaaagagttaacgaaagaaagcaagcaaaaagaacttaaatgaagaaaaggaaagaaagaaacttaaaggaaaaaaacgaaaaatgacaaaaaagattaaagggataaaatgaaggaataaagaactgaaaaaacagaaaaaacgagtgaaagaaaaaaaagaaagagaaaaagaaggaataaaaaatgtaaaaggtgaatgaagagagaaaaaaaggaaaatgaaacaatgaaagagaaattaaagcaaaaataaagactaAAGAAAGAAATCGAAAGAAAGGttaattcaaagaaagaaagaaaaagaacgaaaagggaaaataaaaaaggaagaaagatgaagaataaatgaaacaaagtaaaataagaataaggaagagattaacaaattcaaaagaataaagcaaaagatataaatgaagaatgagagaaaggaagatagacagatagaaaggaagaaaaagtgaaaatagataaagaaagacaaaaggatagaaaaaaaggtgaaaaacaaaataaagggtggataaaagaaaggatggaaagAATACATGTTATTACCAGTGGCCATCTTTTTTTAGCAAGAAAGACCGCGAACATcgtgagatgtgataaccctctagctatcttaaatattatcataaatatcgtaaaAGATAAGAGAGATGAAAGATAAGaaggttttcagaataccacttatctttattttgttcttatctttttagcgcgcttttgtattatGCGCGTGTAAcaaatttacgcgctcagcataggatggaaagcaagataagaaaaagataagaacaaaagataagaaaaagataagaacgttttcagaataccaatttgagaacgtgacgtagataagaacaaaattaagataagaacgttttcagaataccgcccctggccTTCCAGTTGCAACGCATTTCAACCAACCTGGACATTTCATCAACGATCTACAGGTATGCGTTGCCATCCCTTGCGACCGTGAGACGGATCGCAAACTCAAAGAAGAGAAGCTGATCTACAGTCTCGGGACCAAAGCTCGGGACCCTCGCACCCCACGGAATGAATGTGTCTTTCCGCGCCTTCCCAATGCCTgagaccaacgaacgtagagggcagcaacacacaagcgtgttgctataaggaaggtcaactcgatacgcgcatgcagctgagctgcgcgcgtattttattgttcatgccaacgaaatcaaatgccgatcaaatacaacaacaaattagtagcgatcaaaaaacgaatatgaaagaatatgactacaacaatatcaaagataacttaaaaaatatgttgaggaatatacatacatataaaaacatactttgatatttaaaactttacaaatataagtttcaggaaactaaaatcattaccaaatcggtgattgttgttatcagcgatttcaccagacggctgtattaggtgatttgcgtcgagacgattttgtgaccactcgcaaagcatttcgggattgaatataaccaccttattttctctgagctcttcgctgaacccatcatcacagtgcagctgcagcgcagcgcgcagccaatgcaatgcatccgatgcatgggttgttttttcgccgtccatgccatggtctcggactcagagttgaaatttagacccggatttcggggatacagcgcctttatttaagatttatagacttaaaagtcaaatgacatttaaaatttgaaatctaaccttgaacaatcatcgttgataaacatcagccctgaagccattacacttcaaatcaggccaggcaaattagacgtcattgtctaagttgctagatctatgacgagtcgcctgaagccccggcgcatcatcaacgtcactagctagctgcgcgaccggcccagactcggcgcacccaggccagaaaaatgacctcgattattacggtggttgtctatgcatttattagtggtgcagcgaaattcagcagaagaaaataagagatatgaggtatcctcgttacaggcttaatattccaaaatgaggaaaaatgtcaaaatcatgattatttaagctaaatattttctttaaaaatgaaagtaatatttttaatatttatacccagaataaccgatctaataattgttcattaaaaaatatttgaaattaacaaatgaaaaaaaaatcaa from the Lytechinus pictus isolate F3 Inbred chromosome 1, Lp3.0, whole genome shotgun sequence genome contains:
- the LOC129280685 gene encoding uncharacterized protein LOC129280685 — protein: MKMQAWKNISEAVSYAAGNQRSVEELRVKLSNLKSSVKKAYNHWKRLMGGTGGGPPPAPLEQWQELLIDFIGQEALDGVLGGVETPTGFSEMAADTSSSNKACELGALTTLASLATGRKKISYGKGGMNEDRKMKGRMQRKGVLKEGIE